The DNA segment AGTCCATGTCCACGCAAgtcgtttttcttttcttcatcgGCGGCAATATCATTTCGTTTCATTATAAAACCCATCCATCGGTTTAAATTTAAACCAAAAGCAACTCCGAGCGGACGATGAAGGTGAGATGTGGCGTCAGTTATGTGGTTTCTGCAGCAGGTCTGGTCCCCACACCCAGCAGGTGGTCCCACGCAGCTTCAACAGTGGATAAGAGAGGTAACGCATAGCGGGTGGAAACCATGTCACCCTGCTCGGTTTTAGAGACCTGAAATACACAAAACCAGCAGGTCACTTTCACTCTCCTGTAGGACAATAATTAGAAACAACAGTCAAAGCAGGCGGCTGTACTTCACTACTCCGTGTTGGGACGACACCCCAGTAGTCTGGTTAGTGACCCGGTGGAGACCGGACTGACCACGCCGTTGTCTGGTTAGTGACCCATGGGACCGGACTACACCCCGCAGTTGTCTGGTTAGTGACAGGACTACAACCCGCAGTGGTCTGGTTAGTGACCAGGACTACACCCCTTAGTGGTCTGGTTAGTGACCAGGACTACACCCCACAATTGTCTGGTTAGTAAGCCGGTGGGACAACACCCCGCAGTGGTCTGATTAGTGGCCCGTTGGGACCAAAGCACGGACTACATATGAACCAGCTGTGATGTTAACAACAGAGACCGGCGGGCCGTGTGTGGGCTGGTGCTGCTCCCTTCATGATAAAACGGCGTGCATGTCCATCACGGCCGGAAGGCAACGGGGACAAAATGACCAGTGTTTGATTAACCTTAAAATAAACGAGTATATCGCTCCCCGGACGCGGAGGAGCGAATGCTAAAATTAGCTCGTTACTAGCATGCTAGGACTAGTGATCCAGCGATGCGCTAGTTAGCATGCTCCCCGGTCCACCGGGCTACATACACGATATAGATTAACGACGGCATATTACTCACGTTTGTGTTCATTTGCGGTCGGTCATTTAATAGAGGGACAATGAAAAGCTGATATACCGCTGAAAGAGAGGGGAAGTAAGTCCCGTACTGTTACAGTAAGCAGTTCGGGAGGCGCTCATCACCGTCCGTCTTTGTCTGTGCGACTGTGAACTCGATCCGGGGGAAACAAGCCCGGAGCGGGCCGGGCACATCTTGTCCTATAGAAACAGTCCGGTCCCAGGCAAGCCTGGGCTGGAGACGAGGGGTCACATATGACGCCTGGTGGTGCCTGAACCTCACTACAGCGATGAGCAGACAATAAAGATCAGTGAGAAGCTGGTCTTTTGTTCTTGTTCATCGTTGTAGCGATGAGCAGTAACAGTTTAATCGGTTTCTCACTGATCTGACACTTGGCCGCCAATAGAAGGGCTTTCAAGATACCGTTTTTAAGAAAATGAATGTTATAAAAAACTATAAAACCTAAAACGAGAAAATGAAAAGCATTCAACTTAATATCAATATCTAAAAATGGTAATATACATCCTACCATTTATAGGAcactataatatataaaaagtcAGCACAATTGGCACTTGGGATGTCAAAAATCTGTTTATTCACACATGTACATCAATTAATAATAGTATTGATAATTGTGTctatacaacaaaaacaaaacaattgttTAATCATATAGAAGTTTTCAACCACCAATATGAATCAAAATGCAAAACGAACACTATTATTacaatatttatacatttcttTAGGTGATAGCAAACACTTCTTTTTTGTACTTAAGGTACAAACATAAGGTCCAAAAAGGACTGTCCACCATTCACATGGCCTTCAGCAGCATTATATGTTGCTTTCTAGGAGTGCTTCAAAGTCTGGTGAGCAGACCATTTTGTGTTGGATGTGACCCAATACGGTCATATCCCCTGTCCGGCCTTCTGTCCCAATAGATACCAGTTCCTggaacaagaaaaacaaagaaaatgggTAACATTAAGTAACATTTCCAATAAAAGACTAAATATATTGATGAAACGTGACAGAAAAGCTAGGAGAAGCAATTTAGCAATTTATGATTTGTTCATAAAACCAAATGCTCTCACTTAAAATAAGTGCAATCAAGTGTCTTAGGCTGTCCAGTCCTGTAATAAGCCCATCATTCAGACTGATGGAATGACTACCGGCCCCTCTCTCTACCAGACTACTTGTGCCACTCTGCCCATGCACTCTTACTATGATCGGAGTCTTCAAGCAGGCTAGGCAGCGCTAATTCTAAAGTATTAGTCATGGGTTTTGGGGAATGGCGTTGTAAGGAGGCCTGAAGGGAGTGGTGAGACTCAAAATCGAACTTACTCTAGCCTTAAAAGGAAATAGATATGGTAACAGATGAGCAGAATACACAGCCGGATGTTTTGAAAATTTGTGGAAAATATGTGGAAGGTGTCTAAACAGGGTCTGAGTCTACAAATAGCCCTTTTACCTGAAGGAAAGCACAGGACGTTCCCAGAGAAACGTCCAGCTTGATGTGTCCCAGGATGAGCTGGACGCGGCCGGACTTCCGCACCAACATCTTCCCCACAAGACCCTCTCTGAGGTCCTTCAGCGTGcagctgttctcctcctcttcgtcttcctgttatgcagtaaaaaaaaattaaccatCTTActtgatgaaaaaatatataatacaaaCAGCGAGAGCCATTTTCCGTAGGCTGTGTGTCCACCTGTGGGTCCGTCTTCTGCACCATGACCTGTCCGTCGGCCGACTGCACCTCCGTCTTGATGGGCCGGGTCTCCATGCTGGGCGGCTGGCCGGGCAGCGAGTCGGGCAGCTGCACGAAGAAGAGCTCCTCCCCTTTGCTCAGGCTCCACCTCTGGAGCAGCTCGGGCAGAACCTCGGGCTCAGGCAGCGGGGGGGGCCGGAACGCAGACTCCACCTTCTTGATCTCCACCTCTGTGGGCTCCTGCTTCACTgtggggagggagcagaggacaGGGACTGTGGGTGCCAGAGTGTCAAGCACGTCACGATCATACCACTGGGGCCGACAGTTGAGCTGAATACGAGGGTTCAGTCCTGAGGATTAAGAAGTTTATAGGTACGAGCTCCGCCCCCGTCGACCGAACGAGCGTGGACCAGAGTTGATTCTGGTAATGCCTTTGGAAAGattatacatgtgtatgaagccatgttattttgttattattcgaAATAATTCCATCTGGTGTTTACAGTTGTACACTAGGAGAGCGGTCACAAGAAGGATTCACGGCCTACACAAACTGCCGGCCACAGCATccaccttcccccccctcccgggcTGCTGAGATAAGTCCCTCTCATAATGAAGAGTTACGGAATGGAATACTTTTCCCTAATAACAATATTTACATTTCCAAATAACTTCACATAAGAAAAACTCAGAAAATGTATCTATCCAGATGGACATTATTGGTCACAGAGGCAAATATAGCGTGTCAAAAAGGCCTATATACAACTGTTCCTCAACAGGGGAAGCAGGAAAGAGTCATTAACTTTGACAAGGAATTATAGTGCCACCTATGGAGGAAGCATTTCCAGACTTTTTGGAGACCTGCTTACAGATGTGAAAACCTTTGCACAATCAGGCGGCCGACCTGTAAAGATTTCCCTATTAGCACAATAATATCTTCTACAACAACAAAAGGCATCCACAGATACTCTGAAGTCCTTATACTCCGCAAAGTGTCCGGTACCTTTCGTTTCAGGTTCCATGCAGTcaacgccctcctcctcctccttttcaaTTTTCGCTACTTCAGGCGTAAACTCCTCCCTAAAACCCCAACCCGACACCGCAAGAGGGAGCTGGACAGGGCAGCTCCTCTCCTCGCTGCAGAGGTGAGGATCATCTATGAACTGCAGAAGGTGGGCCGGGATTAGAACACAGAACGCGTGTGGTTGAAGTCATGTTTATTCAAGAGTTCACGGAGCGAGGGACTCACGTTGTCTCGTTCCAGTTTTCGCAGAATCTCTTTGGTTTcttcctccgtctccctcttctccttcttgaTGTTGATAATGGGCGATGGACCCACGGTGGGAGcgtccctctccgtctcatAGGTACCTGAGgaacacacccacacttacACTTCAAAGGGCATTCCAtcgtttcccccagcactgtatggatAAGGCGACCGCCTTAACAAcagtagggccccgccttgactacaaATGTATTGAAACAATATTtacgtatatatatttttaatattcgtaatttattatgcattaacaaagtacaaaactctcgtagggaaagaaaacatacttccatcaggtacgaaaaataaagataaataatgcattggtAATACCTTTATGGCACaacaatagtcgtgccataaaggtttttgaatggaattgaaacaaCCACCTGGTGGCTGTATATATTACCGCGaaccaacgtcccggaactattaaaagtaatattaaatgataaaaaaataaaaaaacataattgggataacacaaaaaaaacatacaatgtataatatacatatatatatatatagtatataagggatgtccatggttaaccaaTAAGATCTTTAACCGGTAAATACTAACGGTTATGAAGAAATTAAATCATCTTAATTTCTCTCAGATGACACGAGTTTCttaatttttattgatattgatGCCATTTTTGAGACTCCTGAAccttttctattattttgttgaattataacttgtattattgctttaattgctgataacaTGATCATAGCTCAAGATAGGAtgttaaacaggtcataattccaTCTTTACTATCTCTATACTATCTAAGTTTTCGCCaaaatgtcaatttttttttttttttgtgttgcatttgaacacatcaatcatattactgagccgacctgaacacatcacatttgacacaaTTTGCTACTTTTTCTTTAAGCTAACTacctctatatcctgccgattttaacatggatttaaaaactgaattactatttttaactgacgggactttctacaccgtccggttgtgttatcactaccgctgctttgaatgacggTTGATGCACACGGTGCCGACTCTGAGTAATcgatttttattgattttatcgAATGTATCGATTAGTTGTTGCAGCCCTATGAGACCACCCTGGGACATGGTTTCAGAAAAGTGAGGTTTCGGACACCGGATCCGCTGggtccgtctggacggtcgccGAAACGCAGAAGACTTGTGcggtttcacaaaaaaaaatgactCCGTGTGCCGGGGCCTACGCTTTTCTTCCGCTACTCATAGGTCATCTACCGGCGCAAAGGGGCGTCAGTGGTCTCAGAGTAGCAACGCAGATTCTGCATACGTGCTCAACGTTGGCTAATTGTAAAGGGCTATCGTGCTGCTGATCAATAGGAAAGTAGTTGTGCAACCCTTCTCGTGCGTACCTCTCTTCTTCATGGTCATCTCAGCAGGTCCCTGTTCAAAGATGGAGTGGGACTGGATGACCTCTGGCCGACCCcggcctctgcctctctctctctggccacgccccccccgctctccaTCCCTCCTGCCCCTCGGATGCTCGCCATCAGCCTTGGTTCTAAGAAACAAAATAAGACAGTTTCAGGTCAAACTGTTGATAAAAAGTCTTTCATATGATCTTTTACGATTTTAGGAACTTACTCTTCTTTAGCTTTTCTGCCAATAATGTTGGGTGTAAACGTTTTCTGAAAAGCAACAAATAAATGTTCACCATCATGGGTTGAAATGATATTGTATAGTTTTAAAGTTTACCCATTTAGAAATGGTTTTAGTATTACGCCAAATTCCGACATCTCCTAGACACTGGATAACTATACATCATCATGCCTGTATGTAGTAGCAGACCATGAGGATTCAGAGGACAGATAATCCTTCATCAGCCCTACCTTCTTCACCCCTCCTAGGGTGAGGTCCCTCGAGCGCATGGTGGGAAGGCGaccaggagagagggaagaaggtaTTCTACGGCCCATAGCCGCGCCCCTGCCCCGAGGCGTAGACATGCCCTGGCCACTGCCATCACCAGTGCCTGGTTCAGCCATCCTGATTCCAGTAGCTAAATTGGGGACACAgatacaaaaaatacattttatgggGCCATGTAATATCCCTTTCTGATCTTTAAGTAGAAGGGGTTCGGGAATGGGTACCAGAGTCATTTAGAGAGACACAAAATCTCTGTCCACTCCAATGGACCCGTATTTTAGCGTATCGTGGAGCTTCTCAATAGCTCCCGGAAGTTAGCCGCTCACATCGAGTCTAACCGAAAAGACCTCAGTCAACACAACAGGCTCAAATCTGATGCCTTGCATCCTTCTTCGCAAGGGGCTTATTCCCGGAAGGGGAATTGCAGCTCCTGCACAGACTTGAACCCGCAGCAAGGCACATTTTTAATGCCTTCTGATTCATTGTTCCAGTTCATTCCTTTAGTGGTTAGTCTACCTCctgcctggctccgcccgcctacgtacttccgctcaattttcatttcccttcagtactacgtctgggtttGCGGTATATTCCCGGGTTTCCTCTGGCCAAAAATTgccggtccaatcagcgaacagagggatggctgagaacaatgaattTGAGGTTGTGTGCTAGTTTGAGTTGTagtcaaacgttagcgattagttaacgtttgtcaaagGAGGGaggccagactctctgtgcaaatgaaatgaaatgagagTCTAATAGGATACCTACTGCCTATGTTCTCTCATCTCTCaacttcatccgcttatccggggtcgggtcgcggggggagcagctcaagcaggccTGCCTATGTTGTCTTTTGAAAAGGTTTCCTGGAACTTTCAATGTTTCATTATCTTATTAATATCCTGGGTGGAAGGAGTATGTGTCTGATAACAACAAAACATGTGGTACAGATGGTATTGCTGCAGAGCATCTTAAGCATGCCAGCTATAGGCTCTCTCCACTGTTAGCCATGTGTTTCTCTGGTATCATGGTGCATGGTGTTCTCCCTGATTCCATCTTGTCTGTTTTGCTGGTTCCTGTGCTTAAGGAGAAGGCTGGCAAATTAAACAGCATGGACAATTATAGGCCAATTGCCCTTGCCAGTACCCTGTCTAaggtgctggaaaaaaatattttaaataggaTCGAAATGTATGTATTAACTACAGACAATCAATTTGGGTTCAAGACAAAACATAGTACTGACTTATGCATTTATGCTCTAAAGGAGATTGTTGCTAAATATCAACGCCAAAACACCTCTATGTTTCTCTGTTTTATTGATGCCTCTAGTCTAAGGCATTCGATAGAATCAACCATGCAAAACTATTTGAAAAACTACTCATGAGAGATGTTCCCAAATATATTGTCAGAATTCTAATGTATTGGTATGCTCAGCAAACATTCCAGGTCAAATGGGATAATACTGTTTCTGATCATTTTCATGTGGCGAATGGGGTCCGTCAAGGAGGAATATTATCCCCTATTATTTTGAATGTATATATTGATGACCTTTCAAGACAGCTAAATGAATGTACAACAGGATGTATTGTGGGAGATCAAGTTGTGAATCATCTCATGTATGCTGATGACCTGGTTTTACTTTGTCCATATTCTGCTGGGTTACAAGAGCTGTTGAGGATATGCACGCAATATGGAAGAGAATTTGACATCAACTATAACTTCAAAAAGAGtaaggttgttgttgtgagaTCTAGAGAGGACAAAAAATCCTCTTTTCCTGCTTTCCACCTCGCAGATGGCCTCTTAGAAATATGCAGGGAATTAAAATATCTAGGACATGTCTTCTCAGATGATCTCATGGATGACGGTGACATTCGTCGTCAAAGGTGTAAAATATATGCACAGGCCAACGTGATGTTGAGGAAATTTTCCATGTGTTCCACTGATGTTAAGTGTGCTTTGTTTAGGGCTTATGTCACGCCGCTGTATACAGCTCATCTCTGGTCCTCTTACAGAGTGAGAAGTATGCAG comes from the Gadus chalcogrammus isolate NIFS_2021 chromosome 6, NIFS_Gcha_1.0, whole genome shotgun sequence genome and includes:
- the LOC130384847 gene encoding DNA-directed RNA polymerase III subunit RPC4-like — translated: MAEPGTGDGSGQGMSTPRGRGAAMGRRIPSSLSPGRLPTMRSRDLTLGGVKKKTFTPNIIGRKAKEETKADGEHPRGRRDGERGGRGQRERGRGRGRPEVIQSHSIFEQGPAEMTMKKRGTYETERDAPTVGPSPIINIKKEKRETEEETKEILRKLERDNFIDDPHLCSEERSCPVQLPLAVSGWGFREEFTPEVAKIEKEEEEGVDCMEPETKVKQEPTEVEIKKVESAFRPPPLPEPEVLPELLQRWSLSKGEELFFVQLPDSLPGQPPSMETRPIKTEVQSADGQVMVQKTDPQEDEEEENSCTLKDLREGLVGKMLVRKSGRVQLILGHIKLDVSLGTSCAFLQELVSIGTEGRTGDMTVLGHIQHKMVCSPDFEALLESNI